The Pyxidicoccus xibeiensis genome includes a window with the following:
- a CDS encoding PepSY-associated TM helix domain-containing protein produces the protein MTFRRLLFQVHLYAGLTVGALLAVTGLTGAVLVFGEELDRHLQPEVRRVEPTGERVPLARVVEVVTEHQGGTPPRQLRIPEQPDAALELWMKPHGALKVYVDPYSGAVLGARTPGQSLVGTVRELHVRLFADELGHAVVGTAGFALIALCLSGLVLWWPGRRKLAQGLALRRPLRWRRANYDLHKLGGLLSLIFLLVSGLTGAALVFPAPFERTLQFVTGAAPRSAPPKPGPATGEPLPLDALLATADQALPGARTTRVDLPASPGAPLRVRKRFPEEPHPNGMSVVHVDCHTGAVLRAENALEAPLAARLMTLRFPLHIGSLGGLATRLLAVLTGLFPAGLFFTGFFLWRARTRAAAANSLAGRAHALARGH, from the coding sequence ATGACGTTTCGTCGGCTCCTCTTCCAGGTGCACCTGTACGCGGGCCTCACCGTAGGCGCGCTGCTGGCGGTGACGGGACTCACCGGGGCCGTGCTCGTTTTCGGGGAGGAGCTGGATCGGCACCTGCAGCCCGAGGTGCGGCGGGTGGAGCCCACGGGCGAGCGGGTGCCGCTCGCACGGGTGGTGGAGGTGGTGACGGAGCACCAGGGTGGCACGCCGCCGCGCCAGCTCCGGATTCCCGAGCAGCCGGATGCCGCGCTCGAGCTCTGGATGAAGCCCCACGGCGCCCTCAAGGTGTACGTGGACCCGTACTCCGGCGCCGTGCTCGGCGCGCGCACGCCCGGGCAGAGCCTGGTGGGCACCGTGCGAGAGCTGCACGTGAGGCTCTTCGCCGACGAGCTGGGCCATGCGGTGGTGGGCACCGCCGGCTTCGCGCTCATCGCCCTGTGCCTCAGCGGGCTCGTCCTCTGGTGGCCGGGCCGCCGCAAGCTGGCCCAGGGCCTTGCCCTGCGCCGGCCGCTGCGCTGGCGGCGGGCGAACTACGACCTCCACAAGCTCGGCGGGCTGCTCTCACTCATCTTCCTCCTGGTGTCCGGGCTCACCGGGGCCGCGCTCGTCTTCCCCGCACCCTTCGAGCGCACGCTCCAGTTCGTCACCGGCGCGGCTCCGAGGAGCGCGCCTCCGAAGCCCGGACCCGCGACGGGCGAGCCGTTGCCCCTGGACGCGCTGCTGGCCACGGCCGACCAGGCCCTCCCCGGCGCGCGCACCACCCGCGTCGACCTGCCCGCCTCACCCGGAGCGCCCCTGCGGGTGCGCAAGCGCTTCCCAGAGGAGCCGCACCCCAATGGGATGAGCGTCGTGCACGTGGACTGCCACACCGGTGCGGTGCTGCGCGCGGAGAACGCACTGGAGGCGCCACTGGCCGCGCGGTTGATGACCCTGCGCTTCCCGCTGCACATCGGCTCGCTGGGAGGCCTGGCCACGCGGCTGCTCGCGGTGCTCACGGGCCTCTTCCCCGCGGGCCTCTTCTTCACCGGCTTCTTCCTCTGGCGCGCCAGGACCCGCGCTGCCGCGGCCAACAGCCTGGCGGGCCGCGCTCATGCCCTCGCGCGAGGGCACTAA
- the fhuF gene encoding siderophore-iron reductase FhuF: MTLTAMERILPLLAPHEHRLLLGEHLHGRDMARASVYLEDEHLLAAVRRLMETLQTGELWAAASLWHKHYNAALLSGFLAAMTLAGVGLDGSISNVSMSLSEEGLPRAAVLHSLAGIVVHPPRLKLDISAPRVGLDVLHGRVLSSLFANHLAPIVEQVHRVTGLPKRILWGNAGNLCADVYDGLRARPDVVAAVEEDRRVLLEQPDSPLMPGPNPLHQSVRYEDLSGFGRASVVRVRETCCQRYKLPGLLHCYTCPILKGHERVALLRKLGLPEHA; encoded by the coding sequence ATGACGCTCACCGCGATGGAGCGAATCCTTCCTCTCCTGGCGCCCCATGAGCACCGCCTGCTCCTGGGGGAGCACCTGCATGGCCGGGACATGGCGCGAGCCTCGGTGTACCTCGAGGACGAGCACCTGTTGGCCGCGGTGCGGCGGCTGATGGAGACGCTCCAGACGGGCGAGCTGTGGGCGGCCGCCTCGCTCTGGCACAAGCACTACAACGCGGCGCTGTTGTCGGGGTTCCTGGCGGCCATGACGCTCGCCGGGGTAGGGCTGGACGGCTCTATTTCGAACGTGAGCATGAGCCTCTCCGAGGAGGGCCTGCCCAGGGCCGCTGTCCTGCACTCCCTCGCGGGCATCGTGGTCCATCCACCGCGGCTGAAGCTCGACATCTCAGCGCCCCGCGTCGGCTTGGATGTGCTTCACGGGCGGGTGCTGTCGAGCCTCTTCGCCAACCACCTGGCGCCCATCGTCGAACAGGTGCATCGCGTGACGGGCTTGCCGAAGAGAATCTTGTGGGGCAACGCCGGCAATCTGTGCGCGGATGTCTATGACGGACTGAGGGCCCGCCCCGACGTTGTGGCGGCAGTCGAGGAAGACCGGCGAGTCCTCCTGGAGCAACCGGACAGCCCGCTCATGCCCGGGCCGAACCCGCTTCACCAGTCGGTCCGCTATGAGGACCTGAGCGGATTCGGCCGTGCGTCTGTCGTTCGGGTCCGGGAGACGTGCTGCCAGCGCTACAAGCTGCCGGGCCTGCTCCATTGCTACACCTGCCCCATCTTGAAGGGCCACGAGCGTGTGGCGCTCCTGCGGAAGCTGGGCCTGCCCGAGCACGCCTGA
- a CDS encoding type III PLP-dependent enzyme, with protein MERIKARIDEHLQRDGARPFCAFLYDLKHLKEHVSRTIALLPPRCRYFYAIKANSDAALLRALAPIVHGFEVASLGEVRKVRAVTATSPILFGGPGKTDEELVGAIHHRVSLLHVESLNELRRVERIAASHGAVMELLLRVNLRGPLPVGTLQMAGRPTQFGIDEVDVPAAILQAQASPHLRLRGFHFHSLSNNLDVEEHLGMVEHYARRVRQWSEEFHLAVDCVNMGGGIGVNYGDLQAQFDMPAFAARLPARLEPLPSESVSVLFECGRYSVASCGYYAAEVLDVREIRGKAFAVIAGGLHHFLLPGAWKHSHPVELLPVERWAYPFERPECVNRPVTIVGKMDSPKDVLAQDVMLPRVRVGDVLAFPYAGAYGWVISAHDFSSLPHPGHLYLE; from the coding sequence GTGGAGCGAATCAAGGCAAGGATTGACGAACACCTGCAGCGGGACGGGGCGCGCCCGTTCTGCGCGTTCCTGTACGACTTGAAGCACTTGAAGGAGCACGTCTCCCGCACCATCGCCCTGCTGCCCCCCAGGTGCCGCTACTTCTATGCAATCAAGGCGAACTCGGATGCGGCGTTGCTGCGGGCTCTTGCCCCCATCGTTCACGGCTTCGAGGTTGCATCGTTGGGGGAGGTGCGCAAGGTGCGGGCTGTCACGGCGACCAGTCCCATCCTCTTTGGCGGCCCGGGGAAGACCGACGAGGAGCTTGTAGGTGCAATTCACCACCGGGTCAGCCTCCTGCACGTCGAGAGCCTGAACGAGCTGCGGCGGGTCGAGCGCATCGCCGCGAGCCATGGGGCAGTCATGGAGCTCCTCTTGCGGGTGAACCTGCGGGGGCCGCTCCCGGTGGGCACCCTCCAGATGGCTGGCAGGCCGACTCAGTTTGGCATCGATGAGGTGGATGTACCCGCGGCCATCCTGCAGGCGCAGGCGTCGCCACATCTCCGGCTGCGCGGGTTTCACTTTCACTCGCTGTCGAACAACCTCGATGTGGAGGAGCACCTGGGCATGGTCGAGCACTACGCCCGCAGGGTGCGGCAGTGGTCCGAGGAGTTTCACCTGGCGGTCGACTGCGTGAACATGGGCGGCGGCATCGGCGTGAACTACGGCGACTTGCAGGCTCAGTTCGACATGCCTGCCTTTGCCGCCAGGCTGCCCGCCCGGCTCGAGCCGCTTCCCTCCGAAAGCGTCTCGGTCCTGTTCGAGTGTGGCCGGTACTCCGTGGCGTCCTGCGGGTATTATGCGGCGGAGGTGCTCGACGTCCGGGAGATTCGAGGTAAGGCGTTTGCAGTCATCGCCGGCGGACTCCATCACTTCCTGTTGCCCGGCGCATGGAAGCACAGCCACCCCGTCGAGCTCCTTCCGGTAGAGCGGTGGGCCTACCCCTTCGAGCGGCCGGAATGCGTCAACCGTCCCGTGACAATCGTCGGGAAGATGGACAGTCCCAAGGACGTCCTGGCGCAGGATGTGATGCTGCCACGGGTGCGGGTAGGGGATGTGCTCGCCTTCCCCTATGCCGGCGCCTATGGCTGGGTCATCTCCGCGCATGACTTCAGCAGCCTGCCCCACCCGGGGCATCTCTACCTCGAGTAG
- a CDS encoding IucA/IucC family protein produces MFQSPQQAAVRRRIFRQLVESLVYEGIVEPQVRALQDGLLEFSLSGRDAHHQEVRYTCQGRRAFGFDRVRLTAQPVQRDGAEATSLSTFLLEVSHLLKADSQKLAAFIEELHQTLLKDTLAQDVRFQQPPLRESSYDELEGDVMDGHPYHPCYKSRVGFDLVDNQAFGPEFKPRLRLVWLAIRQEEARTAVVPGLELQAFVRQELGAATLARFADTVALRGSTLGEYTLVPVHPWQWREIVSGGFVEQLGAGRLIYLGEGEDEYRPQQSIRTLANATRPEKAYVKLPLSIANTSTSRILSQHTILNAPAISAWLGGLRERDSFLCEELGLTLLREVVGVTYHHQGLPGILEPRVYGTLGTIWRESLHPHLRPGEAAVPFNALCHVATDGRPLIDRWIREQGVEAWTRELLEVAILPLIRLLYAHGVAMEAHAQNMVLIHRAGRPARLALKDFHDGIRFARPFLRTGDPGPKTQGPPANHPRVNRNSFLERDDPSEVKDFFQDAFFFINLGELSLFLLERYGLPEERFWAMAADVIHGYQRRFPHEAERFTAFDLFSERVAIEQLTGRRLFAEAGTGVHLVRNPLAAFRTGAR; encoded by the coding sequence GTGTTTCAGTCTCCACAGCAGGCCGCGGTGCGGCGGCGGATCTTCCGCCAGCTCGTGGAGTCGCTGGTCTACGAAGGGATTGTCGAGCCCCAGGTGCGCGCGCTCCAGGACGGGCTGCTGGAGTTCTCCCTGAGCGGGCGTGATGCGCACCATCAGGAGGTCCGCTACACCTGCCAGGGGAGGCGCGCGTTTGGCTTCGACCGGGTCCGGCTCACCGCGCAGCCGGTGCAGCGTGACGGGGCGGAGGCTACCTCCCTGTCCACCTTCCTCCTGGAGGTCTCACACCTGCTGAAGGCGGATTCACAGAAGCTCGCTGCCTTCATCGAGGAGCTCCATCAAACCCTGCTCAAGGACACCCTTGCCCAGGACGTCCGGTTCCAGCAGCCGCCGCTGCGGGAGTCGAGCTACGACGAGCTCGAGGGCGATGTCATGGATGGTCATCCATACCACCCGTGCTACAAGTCGCGGGTCGGCTTCGACCTGGTGGACAACCAGGCCTTCGGGCCGGAGTTCAAGCCAAGGCTCCGGCTCGTCTGGCTCGCCATACGACAGGAAGAGGCCAGGACGGCGGTCGTCCCGGGCCTGGAGCTGCAGGCCTTCGTGCGGCAGGAGCTTGGCGCGGCGACCCTTGCGCGCTTCGCCGACACGGTAGCGCTCCGGGGGAGCACCCTGGGAGAGTACACACTCGTCCCCGTTCATCCCTGGCAGTGGCGCGAAATCGTGTCGGGCGGCTTCGTGGAGCAGCTTGGCGCGGGCCGGCTCATCTATCTCGGCGAAGGGGAGGATGAGTACCGTCCGCAGCAGTCCATCCGGACCCTGGCCAATGCTACCAGGCCCGAGAAGGCATACGTGAAGCTGCCGCTGAGCATCGCCAACACTTCGACGAGCCGAATCCTGTCTCAGCACACCATCCTGAATGCCCCTGCCATCTCAGCCTGGCTCGGGGGCCTCCGGGAGCGAGATTCGTTCTTGTGCGAAGAGCTGGGCCTGACGCTCCTCCGGGAGGTCGTCGGAGTCACCTACCATCACCAGGGGCTTCCCGGCATCCTGGAGCCCAGGGTGTACGGGACGCTGGGGACCATCTGGAGGGAGAGCCTCCATCCCCACCTGCGCCCGGGCGAAGCGGCTGTCCCCTTCAACGCGCTCTGCCACGTCGCCACGGATGGGCGCCCCCTGATTGACAGGTGGATTCGGGAGCAGGGGGTGGAGGCCTGGACGCGCGAGCTCCTGGAGGTCGCCATCCTCCCGCTCATCCGCCTGTTGTATGCCCATGGCGTGGCCATGGAGGCGCACGCGCAGAACATGGTGTTGATACACAGGGCGGGCAGGCCGGCGCGCCTCGCGCTCAAGGACTTCCATGACGGCATCCGGTTCGCGCGGCCCTTCCTGCGGACAGGAGACCCTGGCCCGAAGACGCAGGGCCCGCCCGCCAACCATCCGCGCGTGAACCGGAACTCCTTCCTCGAGAGGGACGACCCGTCCGAGGTGAAGGACTTCTTCCAGGACGCGTTCTTCTTCATCAACCTTGGCGAGCTTTCCCTCTTCCTGCTGGAGCGCTACGGCCTGCCAGAGGAGCGCTTCTGGGCGATGGCGGCGGACGTGATTCACGGCTACCAGAGACGCTTCCCGCACGAGGCCGAGCGCTTCACCGCCTTCGACCTCTTCTCGGAGCGGGTTGCCATCGAGCAACTGACGGGCCGCAGGCTGTTCGCCGAAGCCGGCACGGGAGTCCACCTGGTGAGGAATCCACTCGCCGCCTTCCGCACGGGAGCACGGTAG
- a CDS encoding MFS transporter, which produces MQLDERERNLRVLWGSHFLSVTSLCVIAPLLPFFLRELGATSQTSALTWSGFALAAPAVSYAVTAPLWGRLGDRLGQKWMVVRALAGLALTLILMGYAETPFQFLLLRLLQGAFGGVVSAGTALACAQASAERRGQVLGRLESAVAAGSLLGPVIGGVLMDWWSFRHLLVLLGGLLALSAVAAVGLLNGARPVASVARAGIWGTFGQLLGERRVRRFLLAGTCANLGVYGLVAILAARVTELSPLHTPTATWVGVMQAVTWAAALFGAPWWGRRNDTASVERNFIIASLLCGTGVALQALPLGLEWLLPWRALQGFGFSALLPSALLIVSQAAPESQRGAHIGAANSLLVVGQIGGSLVSAFLARSLSPAWIFVTMSACFVAGAAAVWGPQKSSDTVAREGTVQS; this is translated from the coding sequence ATGCAACTCGATGAACGGGAGCGCAACCTCCGGGTGCTCTGGGGCAGCCACTTTCTCTCCGTCACCAGCCTGTGCGTCATTGCCCCCCTGTTGCCGTTCTTTCTTCGCGAGCTCGGAGCCACAAGTCAGACATCGGCCCTGACGTGGAGCGGCTTCGCGCTGGCAGCCCCCGCGGTCTCCTATGCCGTGACTGCTCCGCTCTGGGGCAGGCTGGGTGACCGTTTGGGCCAGAAGTGGATGGTGGTCCGGGCGCTCGCGGGGCTTGCGCTGACGCTCATCCTCATGGGGTATGCCGAGACTCCGTTCCAGTTCCTCCTTCTCCGCCTCCTCCAGGGGGCGTTCGGCGGAGTGGTCAGCGCGGGCACGGCCCTGGCCTGCGCGCAGGCCTCGGCCGAGCGCCGGGGGCAGGTGCTCGGAAGGCTCGAGAGCGCCGTCGCGGCCGGCTCGCTATTGGGCCCCGTCATCGGTGGGGTGCTCATGGACTGGTGGAGCTTTCGCCACCTGTTGGTCCTCCTGGGAGGACTCCTCGCGCTCTCGGCGGTGGCCGCGGTGGGCTTGCTGAATGGAGCTCGCCCGGTGGCGAGCGTCGCTCGGGCCGGCATCTGGGGCACGTTTGGCCAGCTCCTGGGAGAGCGCCGCGTCCGGCGGTTCCTGCTGGCCGGCACTTGCGCCAACCTGGGCGTCTACGGGCTGGTGGCCATCCTCGCCGCACGAGTCACGGAGCTCTCACCACTGCACACCCCTACGGCCACCTGGGTGGGCGTCATGCAGGCAGTCACGTGGGCCGCCGCCCTGTTCGGGGCACCCTGGTGGGGGAGGAGAAACGACACCGCCTCGGTGGAGCGGAACTTCATCATCGCCTCGTTGCTCTGTGGGACTGGCGTCGCGCTCCAGGCCCTGCCGCTGGGCCTCGAGTGGCTCCTTCCCTGGCGTGCCTTGCAAGGGTTTGGCTTCAGCGCCCTGCTGCCCTCGGCCCTCCTCATCGTCTCGCAGGCGGCGCCCGAGTCGCAGCGCGGCGCTCACATCGGTGCCGCGAACAGCCTCCTGGTGGTGGGGCAGATCGGCGGCTCGCTCGTGAGCGCCTTCCTCGCCCGGAGCCTCAGCCCGGCGTGGATTTTCGTCACCATGTCGGCCTGCTTCGTGGCCGGGGCCGCCGCGGTGTGGGGGCCCCAGAAATCATCGGACACTGTCGCGCGGGAAGGAACGGTCCAGTCGTGA